The segment GCGGTCGCCAGATTGTCGGGGTCCACGCCATCATGGACGGCCTCCTCCCACGCATCCAAAATGTAGCGTAATGCCAAGTGCTTAGTGTCATCCTCGAGGAGGTGGCTCACATCTGTCATGATCTCTTCCATTGCCACTCCAATGCTGAACAAATCCTAACATGCAAGGGAGAAGCATCGAATTTGAATTGAATTAAGGGTTAATGCCACAGGCGCCCGTCAACGTCAGCTTGGCTTCAGCAATCTGCGTGCCATCGACAGCCGCGGCTCGACCTCGTAGCCGAGAGATTCATAAAACCGTTGCACAGCCTCGTTTTCGGGCCGGATCAACAGGTTAAGCTTGGCGATGCCACGCTCCACCAGCCAGGATTCAGCGGCGCGCATGGTGGCCGTTCCATAACGGTGCTGGCGGAAACGGGGGGCCACGGCGACGTAATAGACGATGCCGCGATGGCCGTCATGACCCACCATGACGGTGGCGGCGATCTCTCCCCCGACAATGCCTAAGAGTATGTCGGAATTGGCTTTTCCGGATGCGAGCGCAATGTCGCCATAGGGATCGTTCCAGGGGCGGACGAGATCGCAGTCCCGCCAGATCGCTACAATTGTCTCGATATCGGACGCCGCCGCCGGGCGGAAAATGATCCCGGGGCTCACGGCAGAAGCTTGCCCGGGTTCAAGATCCCTTTGGGATCAAAGAGTTGCTTCAGACCTTGCATCATCTCCAACTCCACCGGGCTCTTGATGGCGGCCATTTTGGCACGCTTCATGGCACCGATGCCATGCTCGGCGCTGATGGAGCCGCCGAGGTCGAGGACGATCGCGTTCACCGCATCCGCCATCTCCTCCCAAGCCTCGAGAAAGACTGACTTTTCCGCGCCTAAGGGCTGGCTCACATTGAAGTGGATATTGCC is part of the Rhodoligotrophos appendicifer genome and harbors:
- a CDS encoding GNAT family acetyltransferase, which gives rise to MSPGIIFRPAAASDIETIVAIWRDCDLVRPWNDPYGDIALASGKANSDILLGIVGGEIAATVMVGHDGHRGIVYYVAVAPRFRQHRYGTATMRAAESWLVERGIAKLNLLIRPENEAVQRFYESLGYEVEPRLSMARRLLKPS